In Streptomyces chartreusis NRRL 3882, the following are encoded in one genomic region:
- a CDS encoding alpha-ketoacid dehydrogenase subunit beta, whose translation MTTVAVKPATMAQALTRALRDAMAADPAVHVMGEDVGTLGGVFRVTDGLAKEFGEDRCTDTPLAEAGILGTAVGMAMYGLRPVVEMQFDAFAYPAFEQLVSHVSRMRNRTRGTMPLPITIRVPYGGGIGGVEHHSDSSEAYYMATPGLHVVTPATVADAYGLLRAAIASDDPVVFLEPKRLYWSKDSWNPEEPAPVAPIGRAVVRRPGRSATLITYGPSVPVCMEAAEAARAEGWDLEVVDLRSLVPFDDETVCAAVRRTGRALVVHESGSFGGPGGEIAARVTERCFHHLEAPVLRVAGFDVPYPPPMLERHHLPGVDRILDAVGRLQWEAES comes from the coding sequence ATGACCACCGTCGCCGTCAAGCCGGCCACCATGGCACAGGCCCTCACGCGCGCGCTGCGCGACGCCATGGCCGCCGACCCCGCCGTGCACGTCATGGGCGAGGACGTCGGCACCCTCGGCGGCGTCTTCCGCGTCACCGACGGACTCGCCAAGGAGTTCGGCGAGGACCGCTGCACGGACACCCCGCTCGCGGAGGCGGGGATCCTGGGCACGGCGGTGGGCATGGCCATGTACGGCCTGCGCCCGGTCGTGGAGATGCAGTTCGACGCGTTCGCCTACCCGGCGTTCGAACAGCTCGTCTCGCACGTGTCCCGCATGCGCAACCGCACCCGCGGCACGATGCCGCTCCCGATCACCATCCGCGTCCCCTACGGCGGCGGCATCGGCGGTGTCGAGCACCACAGCGACTCCTCCGAGGCGTACTACATGGCGACTCCGGGGCTCCATGTCGTCACGCCGGCCACCGTCGCCGACGCCTACGGCCTGCTGCGCGCCGCGATCGCCTCCGACGACCCGGTCGTCTTCCTGGAGCCGAAGCGGCTGTACTGGTCGAAGGACTCCTGGAACCCCGAGGAGCCGGCGCCGGTTGCACCCATAGGCCGCGCGGTGGTGCGGCGCCCGGGCCGGAGCGCCACGCTCATCACGTACGGGCCGTCCGTACCCGTCTGCATGGAGGCGGCCGAGGCGGCCCGGGCCGAGGGCTGGGACCTGGAAGTCGTCGACCTGCGCTCCCTGGTGCCGTTCGACGACGAGACGGTGTGCGCCGCGGTGCGGCGGACGGGACGCGCGCTCGTCGTCCACGAGTCGGGCTCCTTCGGCGGCCCGGGCGGGGAGATCGCGGCCCGGGTCACGGAGCGCTGTTTCCACCACCTGGAGGCGCCGGTGCTGCGCGTGGCCGGGTTCGACGTCCCGTATCCGCCGCCGATGCTGGAGCGCCACCACCTGCCCGGTGTGGACCGGATCCTTGACGCCGTGGGGCGTCTGCAGTGGGAGGCCGAGAGCTGA
- the pdhA gene encoding pyruvate dehydrogenase (acetyl-transferring) E1 component subunit alpha, with protein sequence MTVMEQRGAYRPTPPPAWQPRTDPAPLLPDAEPYRVLGTEAAAKADPELLRTLYAQLVRGRRYNAQATALTKQGRLAVYPSTTGQEACEIAAALVLKEQDWLFPSYRDTLAVVARGVDPVEALTLLRGDWHTGYDPYEHRVAPLCTPLATQLPHAVGLAHAARLKGDDVVALAMVGDGGTSEGDFHEALNFAAVWQAPVVFLVQNNGFAISVPLAKQTAAPSLAHKAVGYGMPGRLVDGNDAAAVHEVLSDAVRHARAGGGPTLVEAITYRVDAHTNADDATRYRGDAEVETWREHDPIQLLERELTARGLLDEAGKQAARDAAEAMAADLRAHMNQDPALDPMDLFAHVYAEPTAQLREQQDQLRAELEAEAEPEGGTHR encoded by the coding sequence ATGACGGTCATGGAGCAGCGGGGCGCGTACCGGCCGACCCCGCCGCCCGCCTGGCAGCCCCGCACGGACCCCGCGCCGCTGCTGCCCGACGCTGAGCCGTACCGCGTCCTCGGCACCGAGGCGGCCGCGAAGGCCGACCCCGAGCTGCTGCGGACGCTGTACGCCCAGCTGGTCCGCGGCCGCCGCTACAACGCGCAGGCCACCGCGCTCACCAAGCAGGGCCGCCTCGCCGTCTACCCCTCCACCACCGGCCAGGAGGCCTGCGAGATCGCCGCCGCGCTCGTGCTGAAGGAGCAGGACTGGCTCTTCCCCAGCTACCGCGACACGCTCGCCGTCGTGGCCCGCGGCGTGGACCCCGTCGAGGCGCTCACGCTGCTGCGCGGCGACTGGCACACCGGCTACGACCCCTACGAACACCGGGTCGCCCCCCTGTGCACCCCGCTCGCCACCCAGCTGCCGCACGCCGTGGGCCTCGCCCACGCCGCCCGGCTCAAGGGCGACGACGTGGTCGCGCTGGCCATGGTCGGTGACGGCGGCACCAGCGAGGGCGACTTCCACGAGGCGCTGAACTTCGCCGCCGTCTGGCAGGCCCCGGTGGTCTTCCTCGTGCAGAACAACGGCTTCGCGATCTCCGTCCCGCTCGCCAAGCAGACCGCGGCCCCGTCGCTGGCCCACAAGGCCGTCGGCTACGGCATGCCCGGCCGCCTGGTCGACGGCAACGACGCCGCCGCAGTGCACGAGGTGCTGAGCGACGCCGTACGGCACGCGCGCGCGGGCGGCGGGCCCACCCTGGTCGAGGCGATCACGTACCGCGTCGACGCCCACACGAACGCCGACGACGCGACCCGCTACCGCGGCGACGCCGAGGTCGAGACCTGGCGCGAGCACGACCCGATCCAGCTGCTGGAGCGGGAGCTGACCGCGCGCGGCCTGCTCGACGAGGCCGGAAAGCAGGCCGCGCGGGACGCCGCCGAGGCGATGGCCGCCGACCTGCGCGCGCACATGAACCAGGACCCGGCACTCGACCCCATGGACCTGTTCGCCCACGTCTACGCCGAGCCCACCGCGCAACTGCGCGAGCAACAGGACCAGTTGCGGGCTGAGTTGGAGGCCGAGGCCGAGCCGGAGGGGGGCACGCACCGATGA
- a CDS encoding Lrp/AsnC family transcriptional regulator yields MAESQEDSGPLPPPRPLDAIDQDILRMLQADGRASIRSVAERVHVSRANAYARINRLVEDGVIRGFGARVNHERAGQGTSAYITLKIVQNSWRTVREELRQLPGASHIALVGGDFDVLLLVHVSDNRALRELVLTRLQAIPQVLSTRTLLVFEEEDLEPQG; encoded by the coding sequence ATGGCCGAAAGCCAGGAGGACAGCGGCCCGCTGCCCCCGCCGCGTCCGCTGGACGCCATCGACCAGGACATCCTGCGCATGCTCCAGGCGGACGGCCGCGCCTCGATACGGTCGGTCGCCGAGCGGGTCCACGTCTCGCGCGCCAACGCCTACGCCCGCATCAACCGGCTCGTCGAGGACGGTGTCATCCGCGGCTTCGGCGCCCGCGTCAACCACGAACGGGCGGGCCAGGGGACGTCCGCCTACATCACCCTGAAGATCGTGCAGAACTCCTGGCGCACGGTGCGCGAGGAGCTCAGACAGCTGCCCGGTGCCTCGCACATCGCCCTGGTGGGCGGGGATTTCGACGTGCTGCTGCTGGTGCACGTGTCCGACAACCGGGCGCTGCGCGAGCTGGTGCTGACCCGGCTCCAGGCGATCCCGCAGGTGCTCAGCACGCGCACCCTGCTGGTGTTCGAGGAAGAGGACCTGGAGCCGCAGGGCTGA
- a CDS encoding TetR/AcrR family transcriptional regulator has product MTTAKRDTYTPDTLLSVAVRVFNERGYDGTSMEHLSKAAGISKSSIYHHVAGKEELLRRAVSRALDGLFGILDEEHARVGPAAERLEYVVRRMVEVLIAELPYVTLLLRVRGNTDTERWALERRRDFDHRVADLLKAAAADGDVRGDVEVRLVTRLVFGMINSIVEWYRPDGRGMSEREVADAVVQLAFGGLRKAG; this is encoded by the coding sequence ATGACCACCGCCAAGCGCGATACCTACACCCCGGACACCCTGCTGTCCGTCGCCGTCCGGGTGTTCAACGAGCGCGGCTACGACGGCACCTCCATGGAGCACCTCTCCAAGGCGGCCGGCATCTCCAAGTCGTCGATCTACCACCACGTCGCCGGTAAGGAGGAGCTGCTGCGCCGTGCCGTGAGCCGGGCGCTGGACGGCCTCTTCGGGATCCTCGACGAGGAGCACGCGCGCGTGGGGCCCGCCGCCGAGCGACTGGAGTACGTCGTCCGGCGCATGGTCGAGGTGCTCATAGCCGAACTGCCCTACGTGACCCTCCTGCTGCGCGTGCGCGGCAACACGGACACCGAGCGGTGGGCCCTGGAGCGCCGCCGCGACTTCGACCACCGGGTGGCCGACCTGCTCAAGGCCGCTGCCGCGGACGGGGACGTGCGCGGCGACGTAGAGGTGCGGCTGGTGACCCGGCTGGTCTTCGGCATGATCAACTCGATCGTCGAGTGGTACCGGCCGGACGGGCGGGGCATGAGCGAGCGCGAGGTGGCCGACGCGGTGGTGCAGCTGGCGTTCGGGGGTCTGCGCAAAGCCGGGTGA
- a CDS encoding 3-hydroxyacyl-CoA dehydrogenase produces the protein MTALDLSSPVAVVGTGTMGQGIAQVALVAGHPVRLYDALPGRAREAADAIGARLDRLVEKDRLTGADRDAARARLLPAESLSELADCALVVEAVLERLDVKQDLFRELEGVVDDDCLLATNTSSLSVTAIGGALRTPGRFVGLHFFNPAPLLPLVEVVSGFATDVTYATRAYETARAWGKTPVACADTPGFIVNRIARPFYAEAFAVHEAQGADPATIDAVLRESGGFRMGAFELTDLIGQDVNESVTRSVWQSFFQDVRFTPSLAQRRLVESGRLGRKSGQGWYDHRDGAERPEPDTAEQRQPPAYVVAEGDLGPAADLLALIREAGIRVRDEDDDNGTRLVLPSGGQLVLADGQTSVEFRDVVYFDLALDYRRATRIALSASQDTSPQTLAEATGLFQALGKQVSVIGDVPGMIVARTVARIIDLAHDAVAKGVATEEDIDTAMRLGVNYPLGPFEWSRRLGRCWAYALLDDLHLRDPSGRYAPSLALYRHAHASDKREGNAS, from the coding sequence ATGACAGCACTCGACCTCAGCAGCCCCGTGGCCGTCGTCGGCACCGGCACCATGGGCCAGGGAATCGCCCAGGTCGCGCTGGTCGCGGGCCATCCCGTACGGCTGTACGACGCCCTCCCGGGACGGGCGCGGGAGGCCGCCGACGCGATCGGGGCCCGCCTCGACCGGCTCGTCGAGAAGGACCGGCTCACCGGCGCCGACCGGGACGCCGCCCGGGCCCGGCTGCTGCCCGCCGAGTCGCTCTCCGAGCTGGCGGACTGCGCCCTGGTCGTCGAGGCGGTGCTGGAGCGGCTGGACGTCAAACAGGACCTGTTCCGCGAGCTGGAGGGCGTCGTCGACGACGACTGCCTGCTCGCCACCAACACCTCGTCCTTGTCCGTCACCGCCATCGGCGGCGCTCTGCGCACCCCCGGCCGCTTCGTCGGTCTGCACTTCTTCAACCCCGCGCCGCTGCTCCCGCTGGTCGAAGTCGTCTCCGGGTTCGCCACCGACGTCACGTACGCCACGCGCGCGTACGAGACCGCCCGCGCCTGGGGCAAGACGCCGGTCGCCTGCGCGGACACCCCCGGCTTCATCGTCAACCGCATCGCCCGGCCCTTCTACGCCGAGGCCTTCGCGGTCCACGAGGCGCAGGGCGCCGACCCGGCCACCATCGACGCCGTGCTGCGCGAGTCGGGCGGCTTCAGGATGGGCGCGTTCGAGCTGACCGACCTGATCGGCCAGGACGTCAACGAATCCGTCACGCGGTCGGTCTGGCAGTCCTTCTTCCAGGACGTGCGCTTCACGCCGTCCCTCGCCCAGCGCCGCCTGGTCGAGTCCGGCCGGCTGGGCCGCAAGTCGGGCCAGGGCTGGTACGACCACCGGGACGGCGCCGAGCGCCCCGAGCCGGACACCGCCGAGCAGCGGCAGCCGCCCGCGTACGTCGTCGCCGAGGGCGACCTGGGCCCGGCCGCCGACCTGCTCGCGCTGATCCGCGAGGCGGGCATCCGGGTCCGCGACGAGGACGACGACAACGGCACCCGCCTGGTGCTGCCGAGCGGCGGCCAGCTCGTCCTCGCCGACGGGCAGACCTCCGTGGAGTTCCGGGACGTCGTCTACTTCGACCTCGCCCTGGACTACCGCAGGGCCACCCGGATCGCCCTGTCCGCCTCCCAGGACACCTCCCCGCAGACCCTCGCCGAGGCCACCGGCCTCTTCCAGGCGCTCGGCAAGCAGGTCAGCGTCATCGGGGACGTACCCGGCATGATCGTCGCCCGTACGGTCGCGCGGATCATCGACCTGGCGCACGACGCGGTCGCCAAGGGCGTGGCCACCGAGGAGGACATCGACACCGCGATGCGCCTCGGGGTCAACTACCCCCTGGGTCCCTTCGAGTGGAGCCGCCGGCTCGGCCGCTGCTGGGCCTACGCGCTCCTGGACGACCTGCACCTGCGCGACCCCTCGGGGCGCTACGCGCCGTCCCTCGCGCTGTACCGCCACGCCCACGCCTCCGACAAGCGGGAGGGCAACGCCTCATGA
- the paaN gene encoding phenylacetic acid degradation protein PaaN yields MTAALSAHELIARHRSTLDQALEAIRTRAYWSPHPEHPKAYGENGSLDAAAGKAAFDALLGTRLDLGQPGTDDWVGGETSPYGIDLGVTYPHADLDVLLPAMKAGQRDWRDAGAEQRAVVCLEILKRISDRTHEFAHAVMHTSGQAFMMAFQAGGPHAQDRGLEAVAYAYVEQVRTPDTAEWTKPQGKRDPLAMTKQFTPVPRGIGLVIGCNTFPTWNGYPGLFASLATGNAVLVKPHPRAVLPLALTVQVAREVLAETGFDPNLVALAAERPGEGIAKTLATRPEIRIIDYTGSTAFGDWLEANARQAQVYTEKAGVNTVVVHSTSDYKGMLSNLAFSLSLYSGQMCTTPQNLLVPREGITTDQGPKSYDEVVADLAKAVDGLLGDDARANALLGAIVNPDVKARLESAAGLGEVALASREITNPDFPGAVVRTPVIVKLDGAKPDAEAAYMSECFGPVSFAVAVDSAADAAELLRRTVREKGAMTVGAYTTDPEVEQAVREVCLEEAAQLSLNLTGGVYVNQTAAFSDFHGSGGNPAASAALCDGAFVANRFRVVEVRREA; encoded by the coding sequence ATGACCGCCGCACTCTCGGCGCACGAGCTGATCGCCCGGCACCGGTCCACCCTCGACCAGGCGCTGGAAGCGATCCGCACGCGCGCGTACTGGTCCCCGCACCCCGAGCACCCCAAGGCCTACGGGGAGAACGGCAGCCTGGACGCGGCCGCGGGCAAGGCCGCCTTCGACGCCCTGCTCGGCACCCGCCTCGACCTCGGCCAGCCGGGCACGGACGACTGGGTGGGCGGCGAGACCTCCCCGTACGGCATCGACCTGGGCGTGACGTACCCGCACGCGGACCTCGACGTGCTGCTGCCCGCCATGAAGGCCGGGCAGCGGGACTGGCGGGACGCGGGCGCGGAGCAGCGCGCGGTGGTCTGCCTGGAGATCCTCAAGCGCATCAGCGACCGGACGCACGAGTTCGCACACGCGGTCATGCACACCTCCGGCCAGGCGTTCATGATGGCGTTCCAGGCGGGCGGGCCGCACGCGCAGGACCGCGGCCTGGAGGCGGTGGCGTACGCGTACGTGGAGCAGGTGCGCACGCCCGACACGGCGGAGTGGACCAAGCCCCAGGGCAAGCGCGACCCGCTGGCCATGACCAAGCAGTTCACGCCCGTCCCGCGCGGCATCGGCCTGGTCATCGGCTGCAACACCTTCCCGACGTGGAACGGCTACCCGGGCCTGTTCGCCTCCCTCGCCACCGGCAACGCGGTCCTGGTCAAGCCCCACCCGCGCGCGGTGCTGCCCCTCGCGCTCACCGTGCAGGTCGCCCGCGAGGTGCTCGCGGAGACCGGCTTCGACCCGAACCTGGTGGCGCTCGCCGCGGAGCGCCCCGGCGAGGGCATCGCGAAGACCCTGGCGACGCGTCCCGAGATCCGGATCATCGACTACACGGGCTCGACCGCGTTCGGCGACTGGCTGGAGGCCAACGCCCGCCAGGCGCAGGTCTACACGGAGAAGGCCGGCGTCAACACGGTGGTCGTCCACTCCACGTCCGACTACAAGGGCATGCTCTCCAACCTCGCGTTCTCGCTGTCCCTGTACAGCGGCCAGATGTGCACGACCCCGCAGAACCTGCTGGTCCCGCGCGAGGGCATCACCACGGACCAGGGCCCCAAGTCGTACGACGAGGTGGTCGCCGACCTCGCCAAGGCGGTCGACGGGCTGCTGGGCGACGACGCCCGGGCGAACGCGCTGCTGGGCGCGATCGTCAACCCGGACGTGAAGGCCCGGCTGGAGTCGGCGGCGGGGCTGGGCGAAGTCGCCCTGGCCTCCCGGGAGATCACCAACCCGGACTTCCCCGGTGCGGTCGTCCGTACGCCGGTGATCGTGAAGCTGGACGGGGCCAAGCCGGACGCGGAGGCCGCGTACATGAGCGAGTGCTTCGGGCCGGTCTCCTTCGCCGTGGCGGTCGACTCGGCGGCGGACGCGGCGGAGTTGCTGCGGCGCACCGTCCGGGAGAAGGGCGCGATGACCGTCGGGGCGTACACGACCGACCCGGAGGTCGAGCAGGCCGTGCGGGAGGTGTGCCTGGAGGAGGCGGCGCAGTTGTCACTGAATCTCACGGGCGGGGTGTATGTGAACCAGACGGCCGCGTTCTCCGACTTCCATGGGTCGGGCGGCAATCCGGCGGCGAGTGCGGCGCTGTGTGACGGGGCGTTCGTCGCCAACCGGTTCAGGGTTGTGGAGGTGCGGCGGGAGGCCTGA
- a CDS encoding TrmH family RNA methyltransferase: MTDPVTVWRRLAGSSVLLDGFHALKHAVRFGAEVPVAVAADRAATLALADELAPDVQDALAGLLTEVPHETYASFVPRPHPTAVAALAVRPSRASNLEKLAHTPRTAPVVVLDNPRNLGNAGAVIRLAAGLGATGVVTTGTVDPWHPTVVRGGAGLHFATAVERLEVSDLPPGPLFALDPEGDDIRATKLPDDAVLAFGSERTGLSPELRTRADQLLSLPMRPQVSSYNLATSVAMALYHWSCGVAGM; this comes from the coding sequence ATGACCGACCCCGTCACCGTCTGGCGCCGGCTCGCCGGCAGCAGCGTCCTGCTCGACGGCTTCCACGCCCTGAAGCACGCCGTGCGCTTCGGCGCCGAGGTGCCGGTCGCGGTCGCCGCCGACCGGGCGGCCACGCTCGCCCTCGCCGACGAGTTGGCTCCCGACGTACAGGACGCGCTGGCCGGGCTGCTGACGGAGGTGCCGCACGAGACGTACGCGTCGTTCGTCCCGCGCCCGCACCCCACCGCCGTGGCCGCCCTGGCCGTACGGCCCTCCCGCGCGTCCAACCTGGAGAAGCTGGCGCACACCCCTCGCACGGCCCCCGTCGTGGTCCTCGACAACCCGCGCAACCTGGGCAACGCGGGGGCGGTGATCCGCCTGGCCGCCGGCCTCGGGGCGACGGGCGTGGTGACGACGGGGACGGTCGACCCCTGGCACCCCACCGTCGTACGCGGCGGGGCCGGGCTGCACTTCGCGACGGCGGTGGAACGGCTGGAGGTGTCCGACCTGCCGCCCGGCCCGCTGTTCGCGCTGGACCCGGAGGGCGACGACATCCGGGCCACGAAGCTCCCGGACGACGCCGTCCTCGCCTTCGGATCGGAACGCACGGGCCTGTCACCGGAACTACGCACGCGTGCGGACCAGTTGCTGTCCCTGCCGATGCGCCCCCAGGTCAGCAGCTACAACCTGGCGACGAGCGTGGCGATGGCCCTGTACCACTGGAGCTGCGGCGTGGCTGGAATGTGA
- a CDS encoding HTTM domain-containing protein has translation MNRFSLAFSRGVARVTEAALGPYQTAVIRIGFSATWLLFLLREFPHRHELYGPDGPWSWGLAEQLIGTNKAFTALMWSDGGIWFESVYLLAILASALLMLGWRTRTLSVLFMVGVLSLQNRSVFMGDGGDNVLHLMSIYLVFTRCAQVWSLDARRAARARAAHARGERVRDRTGPALWGVLGFVLVGVTLAGRMEGDRLIPALLWTVWVAQALWWLTGRRAKPGEPRIMLDVVANIVHNGALLVIMAEACLIYATAGWYKIQGSRWQDGTAVYYPLHLEYFSPWPGLADLLTASGTMVMLVTYGTVLVQVAFPFTLFNRRVKNVLLAVMITEHAVIAVVLGLPFFSLAMIAADAVFLPTTFLRRLGGGAARARDRLLRRGGPAQSPDQHAHERPEATHVGFGT, from the coding sequence GTGAACCGCTTTTCCCTGGCCTTCTCGCGCGGTGTCGCCCGGGTCACCGAGGCCGCCCTCGGCCCCTATCAGACCGCCGTGATCCGCATCGGCTTCAGTGCGACCTGGCTGCTGTTCCTGCTGCGCGAGTTCCCCCACCGCCACGAGCTCTACGGCCCCGACGGGCCCTGGAGCTGGGGTCTCGCCGAGCAGTTGATCGGGACCAACAAGGCGTTCACCGCTCTCATGTGGTCGGACGGCGGGATCTGGTTCGAGAGCGTCTACCTGCTCGCGATCCTCGCCAGTGCCCTGCTGATGCTGGGCTGGCGCACCCGCACCCTGTCGGTGCTGTTCATGGTCGGCGTGCTGTCGCTCCAGAACCGCAGCGTCTTCATGGGCGACGGTGGCGACAACGTGCTGCACCTGATGTCGATCTACCTGGTGTTCACGCGCTGCGCCCAGGTGTGGTCGCTGGACGCCCGGCGGGCCGCGCGCGCCCGGGCGGCACACGCGCGGGGTGAGCGGGTCAGGGACCGGACCGGCCCGGCCCTGTGGGGTGTGCTCGGGTTCGTGCTGGTCGGGGTGACCCTGGCCGGCCGGATGGAGGGCGACCGGCTGATACCGGCGCTGCTGTGGACCGTGTGGGTGGCGCAGGCCCTGTGGTGGCTGACGGGGCGCCGCGCGAAGCCCGGTGAGCCGCGGATCATGCTCGACGTCGTCGCCAACATCGTGCACAACGGCGCCCTGCTCGTGATCATGGCCGAGGCGTGCCTGATCTACGCGACTGCCGGCTGGTACAAGATCCAGGGCTCCCGCTGGCAGGACGGCACCGCCGTCTACTACCCGCTCCACCTGGAGTACTTCTCGCCCTGGCCCGGGCTCGCCGACCTGCTGACCGCCAGCGGCACGATGGTGATGCTGGTGACCTACGGGACGGTCCTCGTGCAGGTCGCCTTCCCGTTCACGCTGTTCAACCGGCGGGTGAAGAACGTCCTGCTCGCGGTCATGATCACCGAGCACGCCGTGATCGCCGTCGTGCTCGGACTGCCGTTCTTCTCGCTGGCGATGATCGCGGCGGACGCGGTGTTCCTGCCGACGACCTTCCTGCGCCGCCTGGGCGGCGGGGCGGCCCGCGCGCGTGACCGGCTGCTGCGGCGCGGCGGGCCCGCGCAGTCCCCCGACCAGCACGCCCACGAACGCCCCGAGGCCACGCACGTAGGCTTCGGGACATGA
- a CDS encoding DUF5819 family protein: MDAYDGGSNARHGLDGPAAPGVPAESGGSVPAVGPAEPHPPAEPDPPAEPDPFAGPRTGIAALSLRYQIGVALALAVVAVGVCVHLGMTFLHVAPPNTVTREHGTAVDDWIYPEFEQNWKLFAPNPLQQNISIQVRAEVRDGEGGTLTTGWYDLSAEDGRAIDGNLLPSHTQQNELRRAWDFFLATHDSEDRPVGLRGSLSESYLRRIVVLRLDRDDAVRATTGGAGVIERVQVRSRTSNVPPPRWSREKVSTTPVYRELPWWPVPQDEAGGGVR, translated from the coding sequence ATGGACGCGTACGACGGAGGCTCGAACGCCCGGCACGGGCTGGACGGGCCGGCCGCGCCGGGTGTGCCGGCCGAGTCGGGCGGGTCTGTCCCGGCGGTCGGTCCTGCCGAGCCCCACCCGCCTGCCGAGCCGGACCCGCCCGCCGAGCCGGACCCGTTCGCCGGACCCCGCACCGGTATAGCCGCGCTCTCCCTGCGCTACCAGATAGGTGTCGCGCTGGCGCTCGCGGTCGTGGCGGTCGGGGTGTGTGTGCACCTCGGGATGACGTTCCTGCACGTCGCGCCGCCGAACACCGTCACCAGGGAGCACGGCACGGCCGTGGACGACTGGATCTATCCCGAGTTCGAGCAGAACTGGAAGCTCTTCGCGCCGAACCCGCTCCAGCAGAACATCTCCATCCAGGTCCGCGCCGAGGTCCGGGACGGGGAAGGCGGGACGCTGACCACCGGCTGGTACGACCTGTCCGCCGAGGACGGCCGGGCCATCGACGGCAACCTGCTGCCCAGCCACACCCAGCAGAACGAGCTGCGCCGCGCCTGGGACTTCTTCCTTGCGACCCACGACAGCGAGGACCGCCCGGTGGGCCTGCGCGGCTCGCTCTCCGAGTCGTACCTGCGCCGGATCGTGGTGCTGCGCCTCGACCGCGACGACGCCGTGCGGGCCACCACCGGGGGTGCCGGTGTCATCGAGCGGGTCCAGGTCCGCTCCCGCACCAGCAACGTGCCCCCGCCGCGGTGGAGCCGGGAGAAGGTCTCCACGACGCCGGTCTACCGCGAGCTGCCGTGGTGGCCGGTGCCGCAGGACGAGGCCGGGGGTGGCGTGCGGTGA
- a CDS encoding acyl-CoA dehydrogenase family protein, with product MDFSFTEEQQAAAEAAKGVFTAVAPDAVPSPALTAGAVADTFDRALWAKLADADLLSLLLDAHYGGAGLDAIALCLVLRESGRVLARVPLLENSAAAAVVQAYGSEEAKATLAARAGRGELVLTVAAHGRTGHDPAELAVTARRDGEAWVLDGVQTAVPWAYDADVTVVPAHTETGRTVLALVPRGHEGAVLTEQFSTSGERLGELRLESARLTARDVIDADGAWEWLRDLLATGTCALALGLGERVLRMTGAYTSEREQFGFPIATFQAVAVQAADRYIDLRAMEATLWQAAWRIASGAPGALPATGDVAVAKIWAAEGVRRVVQTAQHLHGGFGADVDYPLHRYHAWAKHLELSLGPAAAHEETLGDLLAAHPLA from the coding sequence GTGGACTTCAGCTTCACCGAGGAGCAGCAGGCGGCGGCCGAGGCGGCGAAGGGCGTGTTCACCGCGGTCGCGCCGGACGCCGTGCCCAGCCCGGCCCTGACTGCGGGCGCGGTCGCCGACACCTTCGACCGCGCCCTGTGGGCCAAGCTCGCCGACGCCGACCTGCTGAGCCTGCTGCTGGACGCGCACTACGGCGGGGCAGGCCTGGACGCGATCGCGCTGTGCCTGGTGCTGCGGGAGTCGGGGCGGGTGCTGGCCAGGGTGCCGCTGCTGGAGAACAGCGCGGCAGCCGCCGTCGTCCAGGCCTACGGCAGCGAGGAGGCGAAGGCCACCCTGGCGGCCCGGGCGGGCCGGGGCGAGCTCGTGCTGACCGTCGCCGCACACGGCCGCACCGGCCACGACCCGGCCGAGCTCGCCGTCACCGCACGGCGGGACGGCGAGGCGTGGGTGCTGGACGGAGTGCAGACGGCGGTGCCGTGGGCGTACGACGCGGACGTCACGGTCGTCCCCGCGCACACGGAGACGGGCCGGACCGTGCTGGCGTTGGTGCCGCGTGGCCACGAGGGGGCCGTCCTCACCGAGCAGTTCTCCACGAGCGGTGAGCGGCTCGGCGAGCTGCGGCTGGAGTCGGCGCGGCTGACCGCCCGGGACGTGATCGACGCCGACGGGGCGTGGGAGTGGCTGCGGGACCTGCTGGCCACCGGGACGTGTGCGCTGGCGCTCGGGCTCGGGGAGCGCGTGCTGCGGATGACCGGCGCGTACACGAGCGAGCGGGAGCAGTTCGGCTTCCCGATCGCGACCTTCCAGGCCGTCGCCGTGCAGGCCGCCGACCGCTACATCGACCTGCGCGCGATGGAGGCCACGCTGTGGCAGGCCGCGTGGCGGATCGCCTCGGGGGCCCCGGGCGCGCTGCCCGCCACCGGTGACGTCGCCGTCGCCAAGATCTGGGCGGCGGAGGGCGTACGCCGGGTCGTGCAGACCGCGCAGCACCTGCACGGCGGGTTCGGCGCCGACGTCGACTACCCCCTGCACCGGTACCACGCCTGGGCCAAGCACCTGGAGCTGTCACTCGGCCCGGCGGCGGCGCACGAGGAGACCTTGGGCGACCTGCTGGCGGCCCATCCCCTGGCCTGA